Proteins co-encoded in one Odontesthes bonariensis isolate fOdoBon6 chromosome 24, fOdoBon6.hap1, whole genome shotgun sequence genomic window:
- the LOC142374954 gene encoding uncharacterized protein LOC142374954 isoform X2 yields MVKCAVSGCPNRMVSYNRGVFSRPPRRFFSFPRDPDRVKVWLAALRETEMDASEQHVICEDHFLPEDISRKGLVSDAIPLMPPFLDRPLGLISPGGPGTPEEEEEEQWVAEESSDEEEEEEDPTQQDPEAPESPSDLQNICVGLQRNEASREDITTGTPLSLLTRGLLELLLAAPGGAVDLRRAATSLQTRAQRVHGIVDVLEGIGLVQREAGGSISWIGSSPICSFLWRNPLKFLTALEKLKLVEHKLDRLIRSCSQQLFHLTDDVHNSAAAYVTCEDVVRLTSFQDQTVVVIKAPQETKLHIPEPEENRIQVHLTAGKGPITALTCEVGAGGVATSDPKENGAVFSELQDGRVGMRTLIPDFVDCAEDSGGGAKSSSEQTRRAQEPPPPREMGPRCQSPACHRSSKHHCRSIGEAERETIFKSFWENMNLEQKKRYVRSLVDITPVQRRRGSGFSKRESSLVFFLNFGGQRRRVCRGLFLATLGIKEWSALRWIRDR; encoded by the exons ATGGTGAAGTGTGCCGTGTCCGGGTGTCCGAACCGCATGGTGAGCTACAACCGGGGAGTGTTCAGCCGGCCGCCGCGGAGGTTCTTCAGCTTCCCCCGGGACCCGGACCGCGTCAAG GTGTGGCTGGCGGCGCTCAGGGAGACGGAGATGGACGCTTCAGAGCAGCATGTGATCTGTGAGGACCACTTCCTGCCCGAGGACATCTCCAGAAAGGGGCTGGTCAGCGACGCCATCCCCCTCATGCCCCCTTTCCTGGACCGGCCGCTGGGTCTGATCAGCCCTGGGGGGCCCGGGACccccgaggaggaggaggaggagcagtggGTCGCCGAGGAGAGcagtgatgaggaggaggaggaagaggatccAACACAGCAG GATCCAGAAGCTCCGGAGAGTCCTTCAGACCTTCAGAATATCTG TGTTGGTCTGCAAAGGAACGAAGCTTCCAGGGAGGATATTACGACAG GCACGCCTCTGTCCCTGCTGACTCGGGGTctcctggagctgctgctggcgGCGCCCGGCGGCGCGGTGGACCTCCGGCGGGCGGCCACGAGCCTGCAGACCCGTGCGCAGCGAGTCCACGGCATCGTGGACGTGCTGGAGGGCATCGGCCTGGTTCAGAGGGAGGCGGGCGGCAGCATCAGCTGGAT AGGCAGCAGCCCGATCTGCAGCTTCCTCTGGAGGAACCCTCTCAAGTTCCTGACGGCGCTGGAGAAGCTGAAGCTGGTGGAGCACAAGCTGGACCGACTCATCAGAAGCTGCTCGCAGCAGCTGTTCCACCTGACCGACGACGTGCACAACTCTGC GGCGGCCTACGTGACCTGCGAGGACGTTGTTCGGCTCACGAGCTTCCAGGACCAGACGGTGGTCGTCATCAAAGCTCCGCAGGAAACTAAACTTCACATTCCTGAACCTGAAGAG AACAGAATTCAGGTCCACCTGACGGCGGGGAAGGGTCCCATCACGGCGCTGACCTGTGAGGTGGGGGCTGGAGGCGTGGCGACCTCCGACCCCAAAGAGAACGGCGCCGTCTTTTCTGAGCTGCAGGACGGTCGGGTTGGCATGCGCACGTTGATCCCAG ACTTCGTTGACTGTGCTGAGgactcaggaggaggagcaaAGTCCAGCTCTGAGCAGACCAGGAGGGCCCAGGAACCGCCGCCGCCCCGTGAGATGGGGCCGCGCTGCCAGTCGCCGGCGTGCCACAGGTCCTCCAAGCATCACTGCAGGAGCATCGGCGAGGCGGAGCGGGAGACGATCTTTAAAAGCTTCTGGGAGAACATGAACCTGGAGCAGAAGAAACGCTACGTGCGCAGTCTGGTGGACATCACCCCGGTGCAGAGGAGGCGGGGCTCCGGGTTCTCAAAAAGGGAATCCAGTCTGGTTTTCTTCCTGAACTTCGGGGGGCAGAGACGGAGGGTGTGCAGGGGTTTGTTTCTGGCCACACTGGGAATAAAGGAGTGGTCCGCTCTGAGATGGATACGAGACAGGTGA
- the LOC142374954 gene encoding uncharacterized protein LOC142374954 isoform X1, with the protein MVKCAVSGCPNRMVSYNRGVFSRPPRRFFSFPRDPDRVKVWLAALRETEMDASEQHVICEDHFLPEDISRKGLVSDAIPLMPPFLDRPLGLISPGGPGTPEEEEEEQWVAEESSDEEEEEEDPTQQDPEAPESPSDLQNICVGLQRNEASREDITTGYLCSGTPLSLLTRGLLELLLAAPGGAVDLRRAATSLQTRAQRVHGIVDVLEGIGLVQREAGGSISWIGSSPICSFLWRNPLKFLTALEKLKLVEHKLDRLIRSCSQQLFHLTDDVHNSAAAYVTCEDVVRLTSFQDQTVVVIKAPQETKLHIPEPEENRIQVHLTAGKGPITALTCEVGAGGVATSDPKENGAVFSELQDGRVGMRTLIPDFVDCAEDSGGGAKSSSEQTRRAQEPPPPREMGPRCQSPACHRSSKHHCRSIGEAERETIFKSFWENMNLEQKKRYVRSLVDITPVQRRRGSGFSKRESSLVFFLNFGGQRRRVCRGLFLATLGIKEWSALRWIRDR; encoded by the exons ATGGTGAAGTGTGCCGTGTCCGGGTGTCCGAACCGCATGGTGAGCTACAACCGGGGAGTGTTCAGCCGGCCGCCGCGGAGGTTCTTCAGCTTCCCCCGGGACCCGGACCGCGTCAAG GTGTGGCTGGCGGCGCTCAGGGAGACGGAGATGGACGCTTCAGAGCAGCATGTGATCTGTGAGGACCACTTCCTGCCCGAGGACATCTCCAGAAAGGGGCTGGTCAGCGACGCCATCCCCCTCATGCCCCCTTTCCTGGACCGGCCGCTGGGTCTGATCAGCCCTGGGGGGCCCGGGACccccgaggaggaggaggaggagcagtggGTCGCCGAGGAGAGcagtgatgaggaggaggaggaagaggatccAACACAGCAG GATCCAGAAGCTCCGGAGAGTCCTTCAGACCTTCAGAATATCTG TGTTGGTCTGCAAAGGAACGAAGCTTCCAGGGAGGATATTACGACAG GTTATTTGTGTTCAGGCACGCCTCTGTCCCTGCTGACTCGGGGTctcctggagctgctgctggcgGCGCCCGGCGGCGCGGTGGACCTCCGGCGGGCGGCCACGAGCCTGCAGACCCGTGCGCAGCGAGTCCACGGCATCGTGGACGTGCTGGAGGGCATCGGCCTGGTTCAGAGGGAGGCGGGCGGCAGCATCAGCTGGAT AGGCAGCAGCCCGATCTGCAGCTTCCTCTGGAGGAACCCTCTCAAGTTCCTGACGGCGCTGGAGAAGCTGAAGCTGGTGGAGCACAAGCTGGACCGACTCATCAGAAGCTGCTCGCAGCAGCTGTTCCACCTGACCGACGACGTGCACAACTCTGC GGCGGCCTACGTGACCTGCGAGGACGTTGTTCGGCTCACGAGCTTCCAGGACCAGACGGTGGTCGTCATCAAAGCTCCGCAGGAAACTAAACTTCACATTCCTGAACCTGAAGAG AACAGAATTCAGGTCCACCTGACGGCGGGGAAGGGTCCCATCACGGCGCTGACCTGTGAGGTGGGGGCTGGAGGCGTGGCGACCTCCGACCCCAAAGAGAACGGCGCCGTCTTTTCTGAGCTGCAGGACGGTCGGGTTGGCATGCGCACGTTGATCCCAG ACTTCGTTGACTGTGCTGAGgactcaggaggaggagcaaAGTCCAGCTCTGAGCAGACCAGGAGGGCCCAGGAACCGCCGCCGCCCCGTGAGATGGGGCCGCGCTGCCAGTCGCCGGCGTGCCACAGGTCCTCCAAGCATCACTGCAGGAGCATCGGCGAGGCGGAGCGGGAGACGATCTTTAAAAGCTTCTGGGAGAACATGAACCTGGAGCAGAAGAAACGCTACGTGCGCAGTCTGGTGGACATCACCCCGGTGCAGAGGAGGCGGGGCTCCGGGTTCTCAAAAAGGGAATCCAGTCTGGTTTTCTTCCTGAACTTCGGGGGGCAGAGACGGAGGGTGTGCAGGGGTTTGTTTCTGGCCACACTGGGAATAAAGGAGTGGTCCGCTCTGAGATGGATACGAGACAGGTGA